In Nymphaea colorata isolate Beijing-Zhang1983 chromosome 13, ASM883128v2, whole genome shotgun sequence, one DNA window encodes the following:
- the LOC116266540 gene encoding phospholipase A1-Igamma1, chloroplastic-like — MPLNPPTIIFISKIPSSTSTPPPVGSSPASILPSSPISSLSFPSLPLEPPTSLFSTQTSVLLLFFMASFLPTHSLASKPLVSHVPSPISHSMFQSPSLKPKTSSDHLIRVPRQVINHGRPAFLRRHGTGTVRAQATDSTTKQQPEPKAVGSADLAGRWKEIQGCNDWTGLLDPIDPLLRTEVIRYGEFTQACYDSFDSDEFSSHCGTCRFDKGSFFEQLGMSDCGYRVNRYLYASTNPNIGKFFRHSKNSKAWSTDANWMGYVAVSEDANAIKRLGRRDILISWRGTVTKMEWIEDLVTVLKPTGFTSDSSIRVESGFLDLYVTNDTSKCHYCKYSAREQILAEVKRLVDLYQDEDEELSITITGHSLGGALALLSAYDIAEKGLNVRPDGTKIPITLFTYGGPRVGNMKFKERCEKLGVKVLRSVNVHDKVPQVPGVMMNDKNVVAKVVDELLHRSMAYTHVGMQLSLDHAWSSFLKKTNDVTCYHNLEMYLHLVDGYHGKNMKFESATQRDVALVNKSCDFLSEELGLPPNWKQYENKGLVRSADGRLVLPARAPTDGHPPDTHVHLERALQSS, encoded by the coding sequence ATGCCTTTAAATCCACCAACCATCATCTTCATTTCCAAGATTCCAAGCTCTACTTCCACTCCTCCACCTGTTGGTTCATCACCAGCTTCAATCCTGCCATCATCACCGATAAGCTCTCTTAGTTTCCCTTCTCTACCACTTGAACCACCAACCAGCCTTTTTTCTACTCAGACCAGCGTGCTCTTGCTTTTTTTCATGGCTTCGTTTCTGCCCACTCACAGTTTAGCAAGCAAGCCCCTGGTGTCACACGTGCCTTCTCCGATATCTCATTCAATGTTCCAGTCACCATCGTTGAAGCCCAAAACATCTTCTGATCATCTAATTAGGGTTCCCCGTCAAGTTATTAACCACGGCCGACCGGCGTTTCTCCGGCGGCATGGCACCGGCACTGTTAGAGCTCAAGCGACAGACAGTACTACCAAGCAACAGCCCGAGCCAAAGGCGGTGGGATCCGCGGATCTGGCCGGAAGGTGGAAGGAAATCCAAGGGTGTAACGATTGGACCGGGCTGCTGGACCCCATAGATCCGCTGCTGCGGACGGAGGTCATCCGCTACGGCGAGTTCACTCAAGCCTGCTACGACTCCTTCGACTCCGACGAGTTCTCGAGTCACTGCGGCACTTGCCGGTTCGACAAAGGCTCCTTCTTCGAGCAGCTTGGTATGTCGGACTGCGGGTACCGGGTGAACCGCTACCTCTACGCCTCGACCAACCCCAACATCGGAAAGTTTTTCCGTCACTCCAAGAATAGCAAGGCGTGGAGCACGGACGCTAACTGGATGGGGTACGTCGCCGTGAGCGAGGACGCCAACGCGATCAAGCGGCTGGGGCGGCGGGACATCCTGATCTCATGGCGCGGGACGGTCACCAAGATGGAGTGGATCGAGGATCTGGTCACCGTCCTCAAGCCCACCGGGTTCACCAGCGACTCGTCCATAAGGGTGGAGTCTGGGTTCCTGGACCTGTACGTGACGAATGACACGTCCAAGTGCCATTACTGCAAGTACTCTGCTCGGGAACAGATACTGGCGGAGGTGAAGAGGCTGGTCGACCTCTACCAAGACGAAGACGAAGAGCTGAGCATCACCATTACTGGGCACAGCCTGGGAGGGGCGCTAGCCCTGCTCAGTGCCTACGACATAGCAGAGAAGGGTCTGAACGTGAGGCCCGATGGAACCAAGATACCCATAACGCTCTTCACCTACGGTGGGCCGAGGGTGGGCAACATGAAGTTCAAGGAAAGATGCGAGAAATTGGGAGTGAAGGTTTTGAGATCTGTGAACGTTCATGACAAGGTCCCTCAGGTTCCCGGCGTGATGATGAATGACAAGAATGTGGTGGCGAAGGTTGTGGACGAGTTGCTGCACCGGTCCATGGCGTATACCCACGTGGGTATGCAGCTTAGTTTGGACCATGCTTGGTCTTCGTTCTTGAAGAAGACGAATGACGTGACCTGCTACCATAACTTGGAGATGTACCTGCACTTGGTCGACGGCTACCATGGGAAGAACATGAAGTTCGAGTCCGCGACTCAGAGGGATGTGGCTTTGGTGAACAAGAGCTGCGACTTCTTGAGCGAGGAGCTGGGATTGCCGCCAAACTGGAAGCAGTATGAGAACAAAGGGCTGGTTAGGAGTGCCGACGGCAGGTTGGTGTTGCCGGCGAGAGCTCCAACCGACGGCCACCCTCCGGATACTCATGTTCACCTGGAAAGGGCTCTTCAATCTTCATGA